The following are encoded together in the Dyella terrae genome:
- a CDS encoding SURF1 family protein, with the protein MTVAEEPGRQPRGPVALALLALFGLVLFAGFVALGTWQVYRLGWKRDLIERVETRVHAPPVVAPGPAEWPSVNAQSAEYRHVELHGSFLHDRQTLVWTATDFGTGYWLLTPLQEADGSIVLVNRGFVPTDWCGIKGSCAPGPTGETTVTGLLRISESPRPFRHNDPSRNSWYTRDVAAMATARGLTHVAPYFVDQDAAPGTLDVGKPAWPQGGLTVISFPDNHLSYLITWYLLALMVLGAGIYVARDERRLRRGP; encoded by the coding sequence ATGACTGTTGCTGAAGAACCGGGCCGCCAGCCGCGCGGCCCCGTGGCGCTGGCCCTGCTGGCTTTGTTTGGGTTGGTGCTGTTCGCCGGTTTCGTGGCGCTGGGCACGTGGCAGGTCTATCGACTGGGCTGGAAGCGCGACCTGATTGAGCGCGTGGAGACCCGCGTGCATGCGCCGCCGGTGGTCGCCCCAGGCCCGGCCGAATGGCCCAGCGTGAACGCGCAGTCCGCCGAGTATCGCCATGTCGAATTGCATGGCAGCTTCCTGCACGACCGCCAGACCTTGGTGTGGACGGCGACGGATTTCGGCACGGGCTACTGGCTGCTCACGCCGCTACAGGAAGCGGACGGCTCCATCGTGCTGGTCAACCGCGGTTTTGTGCCCACGGATTGGTGCGGCATCAAGGGTAGCTGTGCGCCTGGGCCCACCGGGGAGACGACCGTAACGGGCCTGCTGCGCATCAGCGAATCGCCCCGGCCGTTTCGACACAACGACCCCTCGCGCAACAGCTGGTACACGCGTGACGTGGCAGCTATGGCCACCGCACGCGGGCTCACTCATGTGGCGCCATATTTCGTGGACCAGGATGCCGCACCCGGCACGCTGGATGTCGGCAAGCCTGCGTGGCCGCAGGGCGGCCTCACCGTGATCTCGTTTCCCGACAACCACCTGAGCTACCTGATCACGTGGTATCTGCTCGCGCTGATGGTGCTGGGGGCAGGTATTTATGTGGCGAGGGACGAGCGGCGGCTACGCCGCGGCCCGTAG
- the cyoD gene encoding cytochrome o ubiquinol oxidase subunit IV, translating to MSAHDELHAHGGDHGHDEEDFGIHATFGGYMTGFVLAVVLTVIPFWLVMDHVITKSSTAAVIILTLAAVQIVVHMIYFLHMNAKSEGGWNMLALVFTIVLVVITLSGSIWIMYHLNSNMMPSMMDPSNLP from the coding sequence ATGAGTGCGCACGACGAGTTGCACGCCCACGGCGGCGATCACGGCCACGACGAGGAGGACTTCGGCATCCACGCCACCTTTGGTGGTTACATGACGGGCTTCGTGCTGGCGGTGGTGCTCACCGTCATCCCGTTCTGGCTGGTGATGGATCACGTCATTACGAAGTCCAGCACGGCGGCGGTGATCATCCTCACGCTGGCGGCGGTGCAGATCGTGGTGCACATGATCTACTTCCTGCATATGAACGCGAAATCGGAGGGTGGCTGGAACATGCTCGCGCTGGTGTTTACCATCGTGCTGGTGGTCATCACGCTGAGCGGGTCGATCTGGATCATGTATCACCTCAACAGCAACATGATGCCGTCGATGATGGATCCGTCGAATCTCCCCTGA
- the cyoC gene encoding cytochrome o ubiquinol oxidase subunit III, which translates to MSEISTTLPAGGPKQPLAFYDTTEHHPVNGTLLGFWVYLMSDCLVFACLFAAYGVLGREYAGGPTAQEVLELPAVAVNTTLLLLSSITYGFSVLAMQRNQRNPMLVWLVITGLLGAGFITLELREFAHLISIGAGPQRSAFLSSFFTLVGTHGLHVTCGLIWMVVLITQVLTKGLTTANKRRLLCLSMFWHFLDVVWVGVFSFVYLMGVLP; encoded by the coding sequence ATGTCTGAGATATCTACTACCTTGCCTGCCGGCGGGCCAAAGCAACCGCTGGCCTTCTACGACACCACGGAGCATCACCCGGTCAACGGTACGTTGCTGGGGTTCTGGGTGTATCTGATGAGCGACTGCCTCGTCTTCGCCTGCCTGTTCGCCGCCTATGGCGTGCTGGGTCGCGAATACGCGGGTGGACCCACCGCCCAGGAGGTGCTGGAGCTGCCGGCCGTGGCGGTGAACACCACGCTGCTGCTGCTTTCCTCCATCACCTACGGCTTCTCGGTGCTGGCGATGCAACGCAACCAGCGCAATCCGATGCTGGTGTGGCTGGTGATCACCGGCCTGTTGGGCGCGGGCTTCATCACGCTGGAGTTGCGCGAGTTTGCGCATCTCATCTCGATCGGGGCGGGACCACAGCGCAGCGCGTTCCTTTCCTCGTTCTTCACCCTGGTGGGCACGCACGGCCTGCACGTCACCTGCGGCCTGATCTGGATGGTGGTGCTGATCACGCAGGTGCTGACGAAGGGCCTGACCACTGCCAACAAGCGCCGCCTGCTGTGCCTGTCGATGTTTTGGCACTTCCTCGACGTGGTGTGGGTGGGCGTCTTCAGCTTCGTCTATCTGATGGGGGTACTGCCATGA
- the cyoB gene encoding cytochrome o ubiquinol oxidase subunit I: MFGRLTLDSLPLHEPIVVVTFAVVAVGALAVLGAITYYKLWGYLWHEWFTSIDHKKIGIMYMILGFVMLLRGFSDAIMMRGQQAISFGSSHGYLPPEHYDQIFTAHGVIMIFFVAMPMVTGMMNFVMPLQIGARDVAFPFLNNFSFWMTVAGAMLVMCSLFIGEFARTGWLAYPPLSDIVSSPDAGVDYYIWALQIAGVGTLLSGINLLVTIVKMRAPGMTIMKMPVFTWTALCTNVLIVAAFPVLTAVLALLALDRYAGTNFFTTELGGNAMMYVNLIWIWGHPEVYILILPAFGIFSEVTATFSRKPLFGYASMVYATVVITVLSYLVWLHHFFTMGSGASVNSFFGITTMIISIPTGAKIFNWLFTMYRGRVEFELPMMWTVAFMITFVIGGMTGVLLAVPPADFSLHNSLFLIAHFHNVIIGGVLFGLFAGITYWFPKAFGFRLDPFWGKCSFWFWVVGFYFAFMPLYVLGLMGITRRLSHFDDPSLQIWFVIAAFGAFLIALGIACNIIQFVVSFKNKEKLRDTTGDPWNGRTLEWSTSSPPPKYNFAFTPLVHDHDAWWMMKKYHYQRPLSGFMPIHMPLNTGAGFMMGALSFVFGFAMIWYMWLLAAVSFIALLAVAIGHTFNYHRDYYLSSDEVTRTEASRTELLASHV, encoded by the coding sequence ATTTTCGGTCGACTCACGCTGGACTCGTTGCCGCTGCACGAGCCCATCGTGGTGGTGACCTTCGCCGTGGTGGCGGTTGGCGCCCTCGCGGTGCTCGGCGCGATCACCTATTACAAGCTGTGGGGCTATCTGTGGCACGAGTGGTTCACCAGCATCGACCACAAGAAGATCGGCATCATGTACATGATCCTGGGCTTCGTGATGCTGCTGCGCGGCTTCTCGGACGCGATCATGATGCGCGGCCAACAGGCTATCTCTTTCGGCAGCTCGCACGGCTACCTGCCACCCGAGCACTACGATCAGATCTTCACCGCGCACGGCGTGATCATGATCTTCTTCGTCGCCATGCCAATGGTGACGGGCATGATGAATTTTGTAATGCCGCTGCAGATCGGCGCGCGCGACGTGGCGTTCCCGTTTCTCAACAACTTCAGTTTCTGGATGACGGTGGCGGGCGCGATGTTGGTGATGTGCTCGCTATTCATCGGTGAGTTCGCGCGTACCGGCTGGTTGGCCTATCCGCCGTTGTCGGACATCGTGTCGAGTCCTGATGCCGGCGTCGACTACTACATATGGGCCTTGCAGATAGCCGGTGTGGGAACGTTGTTATCGGGCATCAATCTGCTGGTGACCATCGTGAAGATGCGCGCACCGGGCATGACCATCATGAAGATGCCGGTGTTCACCTGGACCGCGCTGTGCACCAACGTGCTGATCGTCGCGGCCTTCCCGGTGCTCACCGCGGTGCTCGCGCTGCTTGCGCTGGATCGCTACGCCGGCACCAACTTCTTCACCACCGAGCTTGGCGGCAACGCCATGATGTACGTGAACCTGATCTGGATCTGGGGCCACCCGGAGGTCTATATCCTGATCCTGCCAGCGTTCGGCATCTTCTCCGAAGTCACCGCCACCTTCAGTCGCAAGCCGCTATTCGGCTACGCGTCGATGGTGTACGCCACGGTGGTCATCACCGTGCTGTCGTATCTGGTGTGGCTGCATCACTTCTTCACGATGGGATCGGGGGCGAGCGTCAACTCGTTCTTTGGCATCACCACGATGATCATCTCGATCCCCACGGGCGCGAAGATCTTCAATTGGCTGTTCACCATGTACCGCGGCCGCGTGGAGTTCGAGCTGCCGATGATGTGGACAGTGGCCTTCATGATCACCTTCGTCATCGGTGGCATGACCGGTGTGCTGCTGGCGGTGCCTCCGGCGGATTTCTCGCTGCACAACAGCCTGTTCCTGATCGCGCACTTCCATAACGTGATCATCGGCGGCGTGCTGTTTGGCCTGTTCGCCGGCATCACTTACTGGTTCCCCAAGGCGTTCGGCTTCCGGCTCGATCCGTTCTGGGGCAAGTGTTCGTTCTGGTTCTGGGTGGTGGGCTTCTATTTCGCCTTCATGCCGCTTTATGTGCTCGGCCTGATGGGCATTACGCGACGCCTCAGCCATTTCGATGATCCATCGCTACAGATCTGGTTCGTAATCGCCGCGTTCGGTGCGTTCCTGATCGCACTGGGGATCGCCTGCAACATCATCCAGTTCGTGGTGAGCTTCAAGAACAAGGAAAAGCTGCGCGACACCACGGGCGACCCCTGGAATGGCCGCACGCTGGAATGGTCCACGTCGTCGCCACCGCCGAAGTACAACTTCGCTTTCACGCCACTGGTCCATGATCACGACGCGTGGTGGATGATGAAGAAATACCACTACCAGCGGCCACTGAGCGGCTTCATGCCGATCCACATGCCACTCAACACGGGAGCCGGATTCATGATGGGCGCCCTGAGTTTCGTGTTTGGCTTCGCCATGATCTGGTACATGTGGCTGCTGGCGGCGGTGTCCTTTATCGCGCTGCTGGCGGTCGCCATTGGCCACACCTTCAACTATCACCGCGACTACTACTTGTCGTCGGATGAAGTGACCCGTACCGAGGCATCCCGAACGGAGCTGCTGGCCAGCCATGTCTGA
- the cyoA gene encoding ubiquinol oxidase subunit II, translating into MKAFRGLLVSVAILLAGCQSVLMSPSGDLAVQQRNLIITSTVLMLLIIVPVIVLTLLFAWHFRASNKKATYDPDWDHSTILELLIWAAPLLIIIALGAITWVSTHKLDPYRPLERVTANRPVPADARPLQVDVVALDWKWLFIYPEQGIATVNELAAPVDRPIQFKITASTVMNSFFIPALAGQIYAMPGMETQLQAVINAPGEFKGFSANYSGHGFSGMHFIFHGVTEEGFAQWVQKAKASGGDLSRDAYVKLAQPSENDPVTYYATVEPGLYRAILTKCVDPESPSCMTRMDLSPHETSDSGVMLQPAPTSGMDAMANQPHSD; encoded by the coding sequence ATGAAGGCTTTCCGTGGACTGCTCGTATCTGTCGCCATCCTGCTTGCGGGTTGCCAATCCGTATTGATGTCGCCATCCGGCGACCTCGCGGTGCAACAGCGCAACTTGATCATCACCTCGACGGTGCTGATGTTGCTGATCATCGTGCCGGTGATCGTGCTCACGCTGCTGTTCGCCTGGCATTTCCGCGCGTCCAACAAGAAGGCCACTTACGATCCCGACTGGGATCACTCCACCATTCTCGAACTGCTGATCTGGGCCGCGCCGCTGCTGATCATCATTGCGCTGGGGGCGATCACCTGGGTCAGCACGCACAAGCTCGATCCCTATCGTCCGCTCGAACGGGTCACCGCCAACCGTCCGGTGCCTGCCGATGCGCGACCGTTGCAGGTCGACGTGGTCGCACTCGACTGGAAGTGGCTGTTCATATACCCGGAGCAAGGCATTGCCACCGTGAACGAGCTTGCCGCGCCGGTGGATCGCCCGATCCAGTTCAAGATCACGGCCTCCACGGTGATGAACTCGTTCTTCATCCCTGCGCTGGCCGGACAAATCTACGCCATGCCCGGCATGGAGACCCAACTACAGGCGGTGATCAACGCGCCCGGCGAATTCAAGGGTTTCTCCGCCAATTACAGCGGCCACGGCTTCTCCGGAATGCACTTCATCTTTCACGGTGTCACCGAAGAAGGTTTCGCGCAGTGGGTGCAGAAGGCCAAGGCGAGCGGCGGCGACCTCAGTCGTGATGCCTACGTGAAACTCGCGCAGCCCAGCGAGAACGACCCGGTGACGTACTACGCCACGGTGGAGCCAGGTCTTTACCGGGCCATCCTCACCAAGTGCGTGGATCCGGAAAGCCCTTCGTGCATGACGCGCATGGACCTGAGCCCGCATGAGACCAGCGATTCCGGCGTCATGCTGCAACCCGCACCGACCAGCGGCATGGACGCCATGGCGAACCAGCCCCACTCCGACTGA
- a CDS encoding MFS transporter — MSSTFPEHGAGHTVEDIERIQAHAKVAPGEIAIGVIIGRTSEHFDFFVFGISCVLVFPSLLFPFASPLDGMLYAFTIFSLAFIARPFGTALFMSFQRRWSRGIKLTIALFMLGSATAGMAFLPGYKVIGDWAIGLLVLFRILQGVALGGSWDGLPSLLALNTPPQRRGWYAMLGQLSAPIGFMVAGALFLFLHSSLSEEDFIDWGWRYPFFVAFAINVVALFARLRLVVTEEYTVAMEERELEPIGIVELLRTQGYNIFIGAFAALASYALFHLVTIFPLSWIVLSSSQSVNAVLVAEIIGACACILGMIISGLLADRIGRRTTLGLMAALIAIFAIITPWLLGGGKLGQDAFIILGFGGLGLSYGQAAGSVTSNFDMRLRYAGAALTTDFAWLIGAAFAPLVALGLSVRFGLVAVSAYLLSGVICTLLALRVNRALAARE, encoded by the coding sequence ATGTCAAGCACGTTCCCTGAGCACGGCGCTGGCCACACGGTAGAGGACATCGAGCGCATCCAGGCGCATGCGAAGGTGGCGCCGGGCGAGATCGCCATCGGCGTCATCATCGGACGAACCTCCGAACACTTCGATTTCTTCGTGTTCGGCATTTCTTGCGTACTGGTCTTTCCGTCCCTGCTGTTTCCATTTGCGAGTCCGCTCGACGGGATGCTCTACGCTTTCACGATCTTTTCACTGGCCTTCATCGCGCGTCCGTTTGGCACCGCGCTATTCATGAGCTTCCAGCGTCGCTGGAGTCGTGGCATCAAGCTGACCATCGCCTTGTTCATGCTCGGCAGTGCCACGGCAGGCATGGCCTTCTTGCCCGGCTACAAGGTGATCGGCGATTGGGCGATTGGTTTGCTGGTGTTGTTCCGCATTCTGCAAGGCGTTGCGCTAGGTGGTTCATGGGATGGCCTGCCCTCCTTGCTGGCGCTCAACACACCGCCGCAACGTCGTGGTTGGTACGCCATGCTCGGCCAGCTCAGCGCGCCCATCGGTTTCATGGTGGCTGGCGCCCTGTTCCTGTTTCTGCATAGCAGCCTCAGCGAAGAGGACTTCATCGACTGGGGTTGGCGCTATCCGTTCTTCGTGGCGTTCGCTATCAACGTGGTGGCATTGTTTGCGCGCCTGCGCCTGGTGGTGACGGAGGAATACACCGTTGCGATGGAAGAGCGCGAGCTGGAACCCATCGGCATCGTCGAGTTGCTGCGCACGCAGGGCTACAACATCTTCATTGGCGCGTTCGCCGCACTGGCGAGTTATGCGTTATTCCACCTGGTGACGATCTTCCCGCTGTCGTGGATCGTGTTGAGTTCATCGCAGTCGGTGAATGCCGTGCTGGTGGCGGAGATCATCGGTGCCTGCGCCTGCATCCTCGGCATGATCATCTCCGGCTTGCTGGCCGACCGCATCGGCCGGCGCACAACCTTGGGCCTGATGGCGGCGCTGATCGCCATCTTCGCGATCATCACGCCCTGGCTGCTTGGCGGCGGCAAGTTGGGCCAGGATGCCTTCATCATTCTTGGCTTTGGGGGACTGGGCCTGTCTTACGGTCAGGCGGCCGGCAGCGTTACCTCCAACTTCGATATGCGTCTGCGCTATGCGGGCGCTGCACTCACCACGGATTTCGCGTGGCTGATCGGCGCAGCATTCGCACCGTTGGTGGCATTGGGCTTGTCGGTGCGGTTCGGGCTGGTCGCGGTGAGTGCCTATCTGCTGTCGGGCGTGATCTGCACCTTGCTGGCGCTGCGCGTCAATCGGGCGCTCGCGGCTCGCGAATAG
- a CDS encoding DUF1272 domain-containing protein: MLELRPTCEQCNKALPPASTEAMICTFECTFCSDCVEALQNVCPNCGGGFAPRPIRPAHAWRPGVSLVNHPAIRTVTHKPVDLTAHAAFVAQLGGLPPEQR; the protein is encoded by the coding sequence ATGTTGGAACTTCGCCCCACCTGCGAGCAGTGCAACAAGGCGCTGCCACCGGCCTCGACCGAGGCCATGATCTGTACGTTCGAATGCACCTTCTGTAGCGATTGCGTGGAGGCGCTGCAAAACGTCTGCCCCAACTGCGGCGGTGGCTTCGCACCACGCCCCATTCGCCCCGCCCACGCCTGGAGGCCGGGCGTTTCGCTGGTGAATCATCCTGCCATCCGCACAGTCACCCACAAACCGGTCGATCTGACTGCGCATGCCGCCTTCGTCGCACAACTAGGCGGACTGCCACCGGAGCAGCGCTGA
- a CDS encoding GNAT family N-acetyltransferase has protein sequence MIADLVVGRAGSAEGTTLLALGAEHAAFEHLPCRASQQPSALTAALEGDSPLLYAWIANLGDEALGYVSATLDFSTLDGARYLHMDCLYVRDAWRGQGVGLRLWQAVHAFAQAHHCAAIQWQTPWWNVDAARFYRRLGANEAPKLRYCLPLDPG, from the coding sequence ATGATCGCCGACCTCGTCGTTGGGCGCGCCGGCAGCGCGGAAGGCACCACGCTGCTGGCGCTGGGCGCGGAACATGCAGCCTTTGAACACCTCCCTTGCCGGGCCAGCCAGCAGCCATCCGCGCTGACTGCCGCACTCGAAGGCGATTCCCCGCTGCTGTACGCGTGGATAGCCAACCTCGGTGACGAGGCCTTGGGTTACGTCAGCGCCACGCTGGATTTCTCCACGCTGGACGGCGCCCGCTATTTGCACATGGACTGCCTGTACGTTCGTGACGCCTGGCGTGGGCAGGGCGTTGGCCTTCGCCTCTGGCAGGCCGTGCATGCGTTTGCGCAGGCACATCATTGCGCCGCCATCCAATGGCAAACGCCATGGTGGAACGTAGATGCCGCCCGCTTCTATCGACGGCTTGGTGCGAACGAGGCACCCAAACTGCGCTACTGCTTACCGCTGGATCCGGGCTGA
- a CDS encoding rhodanese-like domain-containing protein: MNSVVQRVPAANSTDSLAHFQARLGFETDCADVYYATHHETKDFVLLDVRTPTLYAAGHVPGAINLPTRMISEQRMAEYPADTLFVVYCAGPHCNGANKAAVKLAQLGRPVKEMIGGLTGWIDEGFGLER, from the coding sequence ATGAACAGCGTGGTGCAACGTGTTCCCGCCGCCAATAGCACTGACTCGCTGGCGCATTTCCAAGCCCGCCTGGGTTTCGAGACCGATTGCGCGGACGTCTATTACGCGACCCATCACGAAACCAAGGATTTCGTGCTGCTCGATGTACGCACGCCCACGCTTTATGCCGCCGGACACGTGCCAGGCGCCATCAATTTGCCCACGCGCATGATCAGCGAACAACGGATGGCCGAGTATCCGGCCGATACCTTGTTCGTCGTGTACTGCGCCGGTCCGCACTGCAACGGTGCCAACAAAGCCGCGGTGAAGCTGGCACAACTGGGGCGGCCGGTGAAGGAGATGATCGGCGGCCTCACCGGATGGATCGACGAAGGCTTCGGCCTGGAACGCTGA
- the ftrA gene encoding transcriptional regulator FtrA, with protein sequence MAALVYDGLCTFEFGIAVEMFGLPRPELAGWYDFGLCAVDRGPMRAAGGMRVLADGGLEGLATAGTIIVPGWRGVDATPPEPLLEALRSAHARGARLLSYCSGVFVLAATGLLDGRRATTHWRYVDALAQRYPRIYIEPDVLYVDEGQLLTSAGSAAALDLSLHLIRRDYGPDVANTVARRAVVPAHRDGGQAQFIQSPLPVQGDGLGKLLDWMRRHLDQPQSVALLAERARMSERTLLRRFEEATGCSPKQWLIRERLGRARELLEGSGMGMDRVAQVCGFGSTDTLRHHFRQQLQLSPARYRERFTHQR encoded by the coding sequence GTGGCTGCGTTGGTATACGACGGTCTGTGCACGTTCGAGTTCGGCATCGCCGTCGAGATGTTCGGCTTGCCGCGACCAGAGCTGGCCGGCTGGTATGACTTCGGGCTCTGCGCCGTCGATCGCGGACCCATGCGCGCGGCCGGCGGCATGCGCGTGCTGGCGGACGGCGGGCTGGAGGGGCTGGCCACGGCTGGCACCATCATCGTGCCGGGTTGGCGTGGTGTGGACGCCACGCCGCCCGAGCCGCTGCTGGAGGCCCTGCGCTCAGCGCATGCCCGTGGCGCGCGGCTGTTGTCGTACTGCTCCGGCGTGTTCGTGCTTGCCGCCACTGGCTTGCTGGACGGCCGACGCGCCACCACGCACTGGCGTTATGTGGACGCGTTGGCGCAGCGCTATCCGCGTATCTACATCGAACCCGACGTGCTCTACGTCGACGAAGGCCAACTGCTCACGTCGGCGGGCAGTGCGGCTGCGCTGGATCTGTCCCTGCACCTGATTCGTCGCGACTACGGCCCCGATGTGGCCAACACCGTGGCCCGCCGCGCGGTGGTGCCGGCGCATCGCGATGGCGGGCAAGCGCAATTCATCCAGTCCCCGCTGCCCGTACAAGGCGACGGCTTGGGCAAACTGCTGGACTGGATGCGCCGTCATCTGGATCAGCCACAGTCCGTGGCTCTGCTCGCCGAACGCGCACGCATGAGCGAGCGCACCTTGTTGCGGCGCTTCGAGGAAGCCACGGGCTGCTCGCCCAAACAATGGCTGATTCGCGAGCGCCTCGGCCGCGCGCGCGAACTGCTGGAGGGTAGCGGCATGGGCATGGATCGCGTGGCGCAGGTGTGCGGATTCGGCAGCACGGATACTCTACGGCACCATTTTCGCCAGCAACTGCAGTTGAGCCCGGCCCGTTATCGCGAGCGCTTTACCCACCAGCGATGA
- a CDS encoding EamA/RhaT family transporter has product MVYVLLSVVCSVLVSVLLKLARRLSVDVGQAIAWNYVATSALTAMVFHPSLSVLTSPQAPWLGFIGLGLLLPLIFLALAASVSSAGIVRTDAAQRLSLLISLLAAFLLFGEALSIGKGVGIALGLAALLCMVWRATPEGAAQGERGWLWPCVVFVGFGVIDILFKRVAVAGAPFEASLQAMFALAFVVSLAILLWRRWHDRTFFTLRDAVAGLLLGAANFGNIVFYLRGHRALPDHPSLVFASMNLGVVALGALVGTVAFRERLSWVNAVGVLLALGAIGVIAAA; this is encoded by the coding sequence ATGGTTTACGTGTTGCTGAGCGTCGTCTGCAGCGTACTGGTTTCGGTGCTGTTGAAGCTTGCCAGACGGTTATCGGTCGACGTGGGGCAGGCCATCGCCTGGAACTACGTCGCCACCAGTGCGCTGACGGCGATGGTGTTTCATCCTTCGCTGTCGGTGCTGACCAGCCCGCAAGCACCTTGGCTGGGTTTCATCGGGCTCGGCCTGCTGCTGCCCTTGATCTTCCTCGCCCTGGCCGCTTCGGTGAGCAGCGCGGGCATTGTGCGTACAGATGCTGCGCAGCGATTGTCGCTGCTGATTTCGCTGCTGGCCGCTTTCCTGCTGTTCGGTGAAGCCTTGAGTATCGGCAAGGGCGTCGGCATTGCGCTGGGCTTGGCAGCGCTGCTGTGTATGGTGTGGCGTGCCACGCCGGAGGGCGCTGCCCAGGGCGAGCGCGGCTGGCTGTGGCCTTGCGTGGTGTTTGTGGGCTTCGGCGTCATCGACATCCTGTTCAAGCGCGTGGCGGTGGCGGGTGCGCCGTTCGAGGCGTCGCTGCAGGCGATGTTTGCGCTGGCCTTCGTCGTGTCATTGGCGATCCTGCTGTGGCGTCGCTGGCACGATCGCACCTTCTTCACCTTGCGCGACGCGGTAGCGGGCCTGCTGTTGGGCGCGGCGAACTTCGGCAATATCGTGTTCTACCTGCGCGGGCATCGCGCCTTGCCTGATCATCCTTCGTTGGTGTTTGCCAGCATGAATCTGGGGGTGGTGGCGTTGGGGGCGCTGGTGGGAACGGTGGCGTTCCGGGAGCGGTTGAGCTGGGTAAATGCGGTGGGGGTGTTGTTGGCGTTGGGGGCGATTGGCGTGATCGCTGCCGCCTGA
- a CDS encoding DUF1090 domain-containing protein has product MKTLVRVLVLGSSLFPLFALAQSGGCDAKRASIQQEITYAQAHGNAARVQGLQKALSEVNAHCTDAALRSDAEQKVAKAQQKLADREKELQDAKDQGKSAQKIADRQRKVDDAHAELEQAIVGASP; this is encoded by the coding sequence ATGAAGACCTTGGTTAGGGTGCTGGTGTTGGGTTCGAGCCTGTTCCCGTTGTTCGCCCTCGCTCAGTCCGGTGGTTGTGACGCCAAACGCGCGTCCATCCAGCAAGAAATCACCTACGCGCAGGCCCATGGCAACGCGGCACGCGTACAAGGCCTTCAGAAGGCCCTTTCCGAGGTGAATGCCCATTGCACCGATGCAGCTCTGCGTAGCGATGCCGAGCAGAAGGTGGCCAAGGCGCAACAGAAGCTTGCCGACCGTGAGAAGGAACTGCAGGACGCCAAGGACCAGGGCAAGAGCGCTCAGAAGATCGCCGACCGCCAACGCAAGGTCGATGACGCCCATGCCGAGCTGGAGCAGGCGATAGTCGGCGCTTCGCCCTAA